In a single window of the Luteolibacter yonseiensis genome:
- a CDS encoding Fe2+-dependent dioxygenase: MLIRIPDVLTPAQVAEARAILDAADWIDGKVTAGHQSAKAKDNMQLPEGSPAAKELGAMVLEALGKNPLFLSAALPLHVFPPLFNRYTGGQSFGTHVDNAIRQVPGTGHRIRTDLSATLFFAEPEEYDGGELCIEDTYGVQRVKLPAGHMVLYPATSLHHVTPVTRGARVCSFFWLQSMIRSDEQRTLLFDLDLATQRIAGEFAGQKAAEDSTVQLTGVYHNLLRQWAEM; the protein is encoded by the coding sequence ATGTTGATCCGTATCCCTGACGTTCTCACCCCCGCCCAAGTGGCGGAGGCCCGTGCCATCCTTGACGCCGCCGACTGGATCGACGGCAAGGTCACCGCAGGCCACCAGTCCGCCAAGGCGAAGGACAACATGCAGCTTCCGGAAGGTTCTCCGGCGGCGAAAGAACTCGGAGCGATGGTGCTGGAGGCATTGGGGAAAAACCCGCTGTTCCTCTCGGCCGCGCTGCCGCTCCATGTCTTTCCGCCGCTGTTCAACCGCTACACCGGCGGCCAGTCGTTCGGCACCCATGTGGACAATGCGATCCGCCAGGTGCCGGGCACCGGCCACCGCATCCGCACCGATCTCTCCGCCACCCTGTTTTTCGCGGAGCCGGAGGAATATGACGGTGGCGAGCTATGCATCGAGGACACCTACGGCGTCCAACGTGTCAAGCTTCCCGCCGGTCACATGGTGCTCTATCCGGCCACCAGCCTGCACCACGTCACGCCTGTCACGCGGGGCGCCCGCGTTTGCTCCTTTTTCTGGCTCCAAAGCATGATCCGCAGCGACGAGCAGCGCACGCTGCTGTTTGATCTCGATCTCGCCACCCAGCGCATCGCCGGGGAATTCGCCGGGCAGAAGGCCGCCGAGGACAGCACCGTCCAACTCACCGGCGTCTATCACAACCTGCTTCGCCAGTGGGCCGAAATGTGA
- a CDS encoding PepSY-associated TM helix domain-containing protein yields MKLVRKTIFWLHLGIGLLAGVLVLMMSVTGVLMAFERQIVEKADGFHITATGNPLGPEAHLDGLRTAKQPPSSLGFERDATRPVVYQFGKEKAVFSDPYTGKSLGNGNTAVRGFFKFILSWHRWLGREGASQATGKAIIGIGNLMFLFLLVTGVFLWFPKRWTRSGVKAITLLQKRLKGRARDWNWHNVFGFWAAIPLLVIVISGTVISQPWATTLVFHLAGETPPVQGERKKPAPFTLPESLAGLDAAFATVKSSNPDWQSIQLQLPFAKTATFIVADSHRGRPDLRRTITVDLATSGIVKSEGFDDLGPGRQTRTWIRWLHTGEAGGLPGQTIAGLAATASAVLVWTGFALSFRRFFKKRRAAA; encoded by the coding sequence ATGAAGCTTGTAAGGAAAACCATCTTCTGGCTCCACCTCGGCATCGGCCTCCTTGCGGGCGTGCTCGTGCTGATGATGTCCGTCACGGGCGTGCTCATGGCCTTCGAGCGCCAGATTGTCGAGAAGGCGGACGGATTCCACATCACGGCCACCGGCAACCCTCTCGGACCCGAGGCGCATCTGGATGGTCTCAGGACCGCCAAACAGCCCCCTTCCTCCCTTGGATTCGAACGGGACGCCACCAGACCGGTGGTCTATCAGTTCGGAAAAGAAAAAGCCGTTTTCTCGGACCCCTATACCGGAAAATCCCTGGGCAATGGCAACACCGCCGTCCGTGGTTTCTTTAAATTCATTCTCAGCTGGCATCGCTGGCTCGGACGTGAGGGCGCCTCCCAAGCCACCGGGAAAGCAATCATCGGGATTGGCAACCTGATGTTCCTCTTCCTCCTCGTCACAGGGGTCTTCCTGTGGTTCCCCAAACGCTGGACCCGTTCCGGTGTGAAAGCCATCACACTGCTGCAAAAACGCCTAAAGGGCCGCGCGAGGGATTGGAACTGGCACAACGTCTTCGGTTTCTGGGCCGCCATTCCACTGCTTGTCATTGTCATCAGCGGCACCGTCATTTCCCAGCCATGGGCGACCACGCTCGTCTTCCACCTCGCTGGCGAGACTCCACCCGTCCAAGGCGAACGGAAAAAGCCGGCCCCTTTCACCCTGCCGGAAAGCCTGGCAGGCCTCGATGCCGCTTTCGCAACAGTGAAATCCTCCAACCCCGATTGGCAAAGCATCCAGCTCCAGCTTCCTTTCGCCAAGACCGCCACCTTCATCGTCGCGGACTCCCACCGTGGACGCCCGGACCTGCGCCGCACCATCACCGTGGATCTGGCGACCTCCGGCATCGTGAAATCCGAAGGATTTGACGATCTCGGGCCCGGCCGGCAGACACGCACCTGGATCCGCTGGCTCCACACCGGGGAGGCCGGCGGCCTTCCCGGTCAGACCATCGCCGGGTTGGCGGCCACCGCCAGCGCGGTGCTGGTCTGGACCGGTTTCGCTCTCTCCTTCCGCCGGTTTTTCAAAAAACGCCGCGCCGCCGCATGA
- a CDS encoding DUF3856 domain-containing protein, with the protein MMESRQHMLEGIARMRDGDFQSALRHFEDAANLRESQPWQEDPQAAWLLAAAYINRSDVLRALDRRDEAIHSLDRAIHAMRHVPLDQNPDCPERLILAWINRATTCGESGRPAEALTGFSKAEELLERWGTSATPERRLLASMSHANRARVLLDLGRSVGGWSSAGIAVDFLKGLDPTGPVAEASIKARGILCHSLAMLLDEPGGIELAQDWIATATNSAEEALALIRSSGYRAPWLADFVRYGAKIYRTCQPHFLGEFIREWTTGEGPLADDAVLKKEMSRELLLAKAELELRVRARPHESEHVRRAISTLSSLQRAEAALA; encoded by the coding sequence ATGATGGAATCCAGGCAGCACATGCTCGAAGGCATCGCCCGTATGCGGGATGGTGATTTCCAGTCCGCTCTCCGGCATTTCGAGGACGCCGCCAACCTCCGCGAGTCCCAACCATGGCAGGAAGATCCCCAGGCCGCCTGGCTGCTCGCCGCCGCCTACATCAACCGCAGCGATGTCCTGCGTGCGCTTGATCGCCGCGATGAGGCGATTCATTCGCTGGATCGGGCCATCCATGCGATGCGACATGTCCCGTTGGATCAAAATCCGGACTGTCCTGAACGCCTTATTCTGGCATGGATCAACCGAGCCACAACTTGTGGCGAATCCGGGAGACCGGCCGAAGCGCTCACAGGGTTTTCAAAAGCGGAAGAACTGTTGGAGAGATGGGGGACGTCCGCCACGCCCGAACGGCGGTTGCTGGCTTCCATGTCACACGCGAACCGCGCCCGCGTTCTGCTCGATCTGGGCCGCAGTGTCGGTGGCTGGAGCAGTGCGGGCATCGCGGTGGACTTCCTGAAGGGGCTCGACCCGACCGGCCCTGTGGCCGAAGCCTCGATCAAGGCCCGGGGCATCCTGTGCCATTCCCTTGCCATGTTGCTGGACGAGCCGGGGGGGATCGAACTCGCACAGGATTGGATCGCCACCGCCACCAACTCCGCGGAGGAAGCGCTCGCACTCATCCGCAGTTCGGGCTACCGGGCACCGTGGCTTGCCGACTTCGTCCGCTACGGCGCGAAGATCTACCGCACCTGCCAACCGCACTTTCTGGGTGAATTCATCCGCGAATGGACCACCGGTGAGGGACCGTTGGCCGATGACGCGGTTTTGAAAAAAGAAATGTCCCGCGAACTCCTGTTGGCGAAGGCGGAACTCGAACTCCGGGTCCGCGCGCGTCCGCATGAATCCGAGCATGTCCGTCGGGCAATCTCCACCCTCTCCAGCCTCCAGCGTGCGGAAGCGGCCCTGGCCTGA
- a CDS encoding energy transducer TonB, whose protein sequence is MTSILYAINIGTLATWLSVAGFGTVGIVIPVTQEILRSEKSVDPYKDLESTVLTDAFTTDSAPPSQETDTGTTGVAEETEVPFAEQETLPTPPEMPDVAEVTPLPEIPDMPPPVTKTAENPAPAPTKPRPVPRTNSKTPTRSNMPTSATGGSPNTRADAQGKAGNGGQNGGSGMSDAKRLSGGRMPAPPYPSAARASGQTGTIIVEFVVDESGRVVSAYAKSASPWPLLNESAINAVRRWKFPPGKVSKYIRPIVFKLNQ, encoded by the coding sequence ATGACCTCCATCCTTTATGCCATCAATATCGGGACGCTCGCCACATGGCTGAGTGTGGCGGGATTTGGTACGGTGGGCATCGTGATCCCTGTCACCCAAGAGATCCTGCGAAGTGAAAAATCGGTCGATCCCTACAAGGATCTCGAATCCACCGTCCTGACAGACGCTTTCACGACAGACAGCGCACCTCCCTCTCAAGAGACCGACACAGGCACCACGGGCGTGGCGGAAGAAACGGAAGTTCCATTTGCAGAACAGGAAACCCTTCCCACTCCTCCGGAAATGCCGGACGTCGCGGAGGTCACCCCGTTGCCGGAGATTCCGGACATGCCTCCCCCGGTCACGAAGACCGCGGAAAATCCGGCTCCCGCGCCCACGAAGCCACGCCCTGTTCCCCGGACGAACAGCAAGACTCCCACCCGCTCGAACATGCCGACCAGCGCGACCGGCGGGTCGCCCAACACCCGGGCCGATGCCCAGGGGAAAGCGGGCAACGGCGGACAGAACGGCGGCTCGGGAATGTCCGATGCCAAGCGTCTTTCGGGTGGGCGCATGCCCGCGCCACCGTATCCGTCCGCCGCCCGGGCGAGCGGCCAGACCGGGACGATCATCGTCGAGTTCGTGGTGGATGAAAGCGGGCGCGTCGTCTCCGCCTACGCGAAAAGCGCCTCGCCGTGGCCGCTTCTCAACGAAAGCGCCATCAATGCGGTGCGCCGCTGGAAATTTCCACCCGGAAAGGTCAGTAAATACATCCGGCCCATTGTCTTCAAATTGAACCAGTAA
- a CDS encoding MotA/TolQ/ExbB proton channel family protein, whose translation MLANIVVEKFIEGGWVMWPILITFLLSLCVILDRSIWWSALQSKVRGGLQEKAREALGTGDFATAWKLGENTPEPYLANLREGMSHANTSMLAAMQLHATHLIEKAEARMWVLSTMITLAPLLGLFGTVAGLMGSFAAIGSDQLAVTKVTGGIGEALIATACGIAIAVLCLLPYNFFRKRVSVLRSSLERWINHSELLVRSAKEHGYDLEVFALQTQGRPAPKNKA comes from the coding sequence GTGCTCGCCAACATCGTCGTAGAAAAATTCATCGAAGGCGGATGGGTCATGTGGCCCATCCTCATCACCTTCCTGCTCTCCCTCTGTGTGATTCTGGACCGCTCCATCTGGTGGTCCGCTCTCCAGTCCAAGGTCCGTGGCGGTCTTCAGGAAAAAGCCCGTGAAGCGCTCGGTACCGGAGACTTCGCCACTGCTTGGAAACTGGGTGAGAACACCCCCGAGCCATACCTTGCGAACCTGCGCGAGGGCATGAGCCACGCGAACACCTCCATGCTCGCCGCAATGCAGCTTCACGCGACCCACCTGATCGAAAAGGCCGAGGCGCGCATGTGGGTGCTCAGCACCATGATCACCCTGGCCCCGCTGCTGGGACTTTTCGGCACCGTGGCCGGCCTCATGGGATCCTTCGCCGCCATCGGCTCGGACCAGCTCGCCGTCACCAAGGTCACCGGCGGCATCGGTGAGGCGCTCATCGCCACGGCGTGCGGCATCGCGATCGCGGTCCTCTGCCTGCTGCCCTATAACTTCTTCCGCAAGCGCGTCTCCGTCCTCCGCTCTTCTCTGGAACGCTGGATCAACCACTCGGAACTGCTTGTCCGATCCGCCAAGGAACACGGTTACGACCTGGAGGTTTTCGCGCTCCAGACACAAGGCCGCCCCGCCCCGAAAAACAAGGCGTAA
- a CDS encoding ExbD/TolR family protein, which yields MPIQLSGNSSGDDHGDEARIEVVPLIDIMFFLLASFMMVSLSMTQLNRVPINLPEASTGVADTKAPPFQIAVDPNGVITWDSKIITLSEITTRLQKEAAPSETRVLISADAESRHKVVLDVLNAVRAAGIEKVSFESKATKP from the coding sequence ATGCCCATCCAACTTTCAGGAAACTCCTCCGGCGACGACCATGGTGATGAAGCCCGCATCGAAGTGGTGCCGCTCATCGACATCATGTTCTTCCTGTTGGCCAGCTTCATGATGGTCAGTCTGAGCATGACCCAGCTCAACCGCGTGCCGATCAACCTGCCCGAGGCATCCACCGGTGTTGCGGATACCAAAGCGCCTCCGTTCCAGATCGCCGTGGATCCGAATGGGGTGATCACCTGGGACAGCAAGATCATCACGCTTTCGGAAATCACCACCCGTCTCCAGAAAGAAGCCGCACCTTCCGAGACGCGCGTCCTCATTTCCGCGGACGCCGAGTCCCGACACAAGGTCGTGCTCGATGTGCTCAACGCGGTGCGCGCCGCCGGCATCGAGAAAGTCAGCTTCGAATCCAAAGCCACCAAGCCGTGA
- a CDS encoding C39 family peptidase produces MRLKFLLPLFCLLLPSGGRLHAQTGPDGNNVISSEAEMNVELDCFVGGASVWKITPGEVESSFAKKGFAWLDEGTKTRGVIRPRDLLLKSSTPSGVTFKPGKGLRHKLTLFGATAYEATLEFSGDKLATVTISIWNKGDAGQSTSKPAFEYMVGQTVASMDTVLKSRGRDLGRDNSGAAKLSRWRWETPDTLAQLEHSSGKDEDRSFVGDFIRLRFAPKGGMRMDSTVAAPGKLGVAALATRVKKTAEGDVYVEGVPMVDQGEKGYCAVASTERVMRYYGIQVDQHDLAKAAETSQYGTRPQDFEDAIHRLQGRFKIRVRDLITFDQRDYERIVDNYNREAKKAGMPQWEPGDYYFKFNADIMREARCRAGAFEKFRTMITTATSRGVPLLWALSLGRYPETGRENPQGGGGHMRTIIGYNAKTDEVIFSDSWGAGHEIKKMKGRDACAATNGLYLVEPAAN; encoded by the coding sequence ATGAGACTGAAGTTCCTTCTTCCCCTGTTCTGCCTTTTGCTGCCGTCGGGCGGACGGCTGCACGCGCAGACCGGCCCGGATGGAAACAACGTCATCTCCAGCGAGGCGGAGATGAATGTCGAGCTCGACTGCTTTGTCGGCGGAGCCTCCGTGTGGAAGATCACGCCGGGAGAGGTGGAGTCCTCTTTTGCCAAAAAGGGATTCGCGTGGCTGGACGAAGGAACGAAGACACGCGGGGTCATCCGGCCCCGGGATCTGCTGCTCAAAAGCAGCACACCGTCCGGCGTCACGTTCAAGCCGGGCAAGGGCCTTCGTCACAAACTCACGCTCTTCGGCGCGACGGCTTACGAAGCGACTCTGGAATTCTCGGGAGACAAGCTCGCCACCGTGACGATCTCCATCTGGAACAAGGGAGATGCCGGGCAATCCACTTCCAAGCCGGCTTTCGAATACATGGTTGGCCAGACCGTGGCGTCGATGGACACCGTCCTGAAATCCCGTGGCCGGGATCTCGGCAGGGACAACTCCGGCGCGGCGAAACTTTCCCGCTGGAGATGGGAGACACCCGACACCCTCGCCCAGTTGGAACACAGCTCCGGCAAGGACGAGGACCGGTCGTTCGTGGGGGACTTCATCCGGCTCCGCTTCGCGCCGAAAGGTGGCATGAGAATGGATTCCACGGTGGCCGCTCCCGGCAAGCTGGGAGTGGCGGCCCTCGCCACCCGGGTGAAAAAAACAGCCGAAGGAGACGTCTATGTGGAAGGAGTCCCGATGGTGGACCAGGGCGAAAAAGGCTACTGCGCGGTGGCCAGCACCGAGCGTGTCATGCGTTACTATGGCATCCAGGTGGATCAGCACGACCTCGCCAAAGCGGCCGAAACCTCCCAATACGGAACCCGTCCGCAGGATTTCGAAGATGCCATCCACCGCCTGCAGGGCCGCTTCAAGATCCGGGTGCGCGACCTGATCACCTTCGACCAGCGGGACTACGAACGCATCGTGGACAATTACAACCGCGAGGCGAAAAAGGCCGGCATGCCCCAGTGGGAACCCGGTGACTATTACTTCAAGTTCAACGCGGACATCATGCGCGAGGCCCGCTGCCGGGCCGGAGCTTTCGAAAAGTTCCGGACGATGATCACCACCGCCACCTCGCGGGGAGTCCCCCTGCTGTGGGCGCTCTCGCTCGGCCGCTATCCGGAGACGGGTCGTGAGAATCCACAGGGTGGAGGCGGCCACATGCGCACCATCATCGGCTACAATGCCAAAACCGACGAGGTGATTTTCTCCGACTCCTGGGGAGCCGGCCACGAGATCAAGAAAATGAAAGGGCGCGACGCCTGCGCGGCAACCAACGGGCTTTATCTGGTTGAACCCGCGGCGAACTGA
- a CDS encoding tRNA (cytidine(34)-2'-O)-methyltransferase has protein sequence MFHIVLIEPEIPHNAGAAGRLALATDSTLHLVEPLGFSLEDKYVRRTGLDYWQDVRLEVWKNFDDLHAAADETARFWFLSTKARDSPWQADFKPGDYLVFGRETRGLPEELVSAAGPQALRIPMAPGGTRSLNLSTAVAIVLYEAVRQQQPAW, from the coding sequence ATGTTCCACATCGTCCTCATCGAGCCGGAAATCCCGCACAACGCCGGGGCCGCGGGCCGGCTCGCACTCGCCACCGATTCCACGCTCCACCTTGTCGAACCGCTCGGGTTTTCCCTGGAAGACAAGTATGTCCGCCGCACCGGACTGGACTATTGGCAGGACGTGAGGCTGGAGGTTTGGAAGAATTTCGACGATCTGCACGCGGCGGCGGATGAGACCGCGCGTTTCTGGTTCCTCAGCACAAAGGCGCGCGATTCACCGTGGCAGGCGGATTTCAAACCCGGAGACTATCTCGTCTTCGGTCGGGAAACGAGAGGACTGCCGGAGGAACTCGTCAGCGCGGCGGGCCCGCAGGCGCTCCGGATCCCGATGGCCCCCGGGGGCACGCGCAGCCTGAACCTGTCCACCGCCGTGGCGATCGTGCTCTACGAAGCGGTCAGGCAGCAGCAGCCGGCATGGTGA